In Armatimonadota bacterium, a single genomic region encodes these proteins:
- a CDS encoding HNH endonuclease encodes MESGTTLILSLTKRAGSGRYFLADAPISGRIIHAVLQRHNRQVVLTQADSRAIPQHVKAAVWQRDRGVCVQCGSSQYLEFDHVIPFSLGGATSEANLQLLCRACNIAKSDSL; translated from the coding sequence GTGGAAAGTGGTACCACATTGATCTTGTCGCTAACCAAACGAGCTGGCTCCGGTCGATATTTTTTAGCGGATGCTCCAATTAGTGGGAGAATCATACACGCCGTGCTTCAGCGGCACAATCGACAGGTGGTTTTGACGCAAGCGGATTCTCGTGCCATTCCTCAACATGTTAAGGCTGCGGTTTGGCAGAGAGACCGCGGGGTATGTGTCCAGTGTGGCTCGTCGCAGTACTTGGAGTTTGACCATGTCATCCCTTTCAGCCTTGGCGGTGCGACAAGCGAAGCCAATCTGCAATTACTTTGTAGAGCCTGCAATATCGCAAAGAGCGACTCACTTTGA
- a CDS encoding dockerin type I domain-containing protein: MKLKPTRLIASLGLALALTASYAQTAVVKLSQGPVVTTNAQLLLIPNPLIPTKKRVIKNEETEREREIKADNPLAPAVASWPPFANRITPPEQPLKANRPIIGGSSDEKGYLDRQPLFAVGASWAGPNSNESPYTPPDSTGDAGLTSVIAAANGRIRSYTRTGTTTANSMNFDADVFFSPLGASLGISDPKVVFDRLTNRWFITAITTNADPGNKVVVAFSSREDVNSATTTWTMVSFTPSTTGFSDYDTLGVDNNGIYIGINLFPTTGAPGTLVCALPKASLISGGSAPVTIFTTCTGGAGMWTPQPCTNDDPSATSAFVLGVDNAAFSLMKARRITFTAPTTFTSSADLSLTLPTTTFPRTVPILGGEVADALDDRLFNARIFRDASGNQVVLTSHNIRTTAAGIASTTGPVNGSRWYHIANPFSGTITLTQSGTSVDSTGSLSLWIPAIAMNRQGHAFLAGSIANSATSPGVGGTERLATDTLGLMTAPVTYTAGSGNFNLISGTERWGDYSVTTIDPRDGQSFWTFQEYVAATNVWAVRVLKVLAPAPTVASISPASVSQGFTGNIVITGTRLFDPGATFPDRFAASLGAGVTVNSVTWNSATQATVNVTVAETATVGVRTVTATNPDGQSASLTNGLTITQLVKNVSGSLTLSNYIGSSASIPFTIELLNASTNAVIQTVNLTGLGAGNTFTFTTTQLSGSYKLRVKAAKRFLGVVNNVTLSLSGASGLSYTLTNGDVDGNNTVNNTDYTLMRSVWGSLGNGANDGADLNGDGTVGNLDFAILRANLGQSGQ; the protein is encoded by the coding sequence ATGAAACTCAAACCAACTCGACTGATCGCTTCGCTAGGCCTAGCACTTGCGCTAACGGCCAGTTACGCTCAAACCGCAGTTGTCAAACTCAGTCAGGGGCCTGTCGTTACGACAAACGCTCAGCTTTTGCTAATTCCAAATCCTCTCATTCCGACTAAGAAACGAGTCATCAAGAATGAGGAAACGGAACGAGAGCGGGAAATCAAAGCGGACAATCCCCTCGCGCCAGCGGTCGCAAGCTGGCCTCCCTTCGCGAACAGGATTACCCCTCCTGAGCAACCACTGAAGGCAAACAGGCCAATCATTGGTGGATCAAGTGACGAGAAGGGCTACTTGGATCGCCAACCGTTGTTCGCTGTCGGCGCGTCGTGGGCTGGGCCAAATTCTAATGAATCTCCGTATACACCGCCTGACTCAACTGGCGATGCAGGACTCACCTCCGTCATCGCCGCGGCGAACGGACGTATCCGGTCTTACACCCGCACCGGCACCACGACGGCGAACTCGATGAACTTCGATGCCGACGTGTTTTTCTCGCCTCTCGGGGCCTCACTCGGAATATCGGATCCTAAAGTCGTCTTTGATCGATTGACAAACCGCTGGTTCATTACGGCCATTACAACAAATGCAGATCCTGGTAACAAGGTCGTTGTTGCGTTCAGTTCCAGAGAGGATGTTAACAGCGCGACGACGACTTGGACGATGGTTTCCTTTACGCCAAGCACAACAGGATTTTCTGATTACGACACTCTCGGAGTGGACAACAACGGGATCTACATTGGCATCAACCTTTTCCCAACGACAGGCGCACCTGGCACGTTAGTGTGCGCACTACCCAAGGCCAGTTTGATCTCGGGAGGATCAGCACCGGTAACAATCTTTACGACTTGTACAGGTGGAGCGGGAATGTGGACGCCGCAGCCTTGCACGAATGACGATCCGAGTGCAACATCTGCATTTGTTCTTGGGGTCGATAATGCCGCCTTCAGCTTGATGAAAGCGCGAAGAATCACATTCACGGCACCAACGACATTCACTTCGTCGGCAGATCTCTCCCTGACTCTCCCGACAACCACCTTCCCTCGCACCGTGCCGATCCTTGGCGGCGAAGTCGCCGATGCGCTTGATGATCGCTTGTTTAATGCAAGAATCTTCCGGGATGCAAGCGGGAACCAAGTTGTCCTTACTTCGCACAACATCCGAACAACGGCGGCAGGGATCGCCAGCACGACTGGTCCAGTGAATGGTAGCCGGTGGTACCACATCGCAAACCCGTTCTCGGGGACGATTACACTGACACAGTCTGGAACTTCGGTCGACTCAACCGGGAGCCTTTCGCTATGGATCCCAGCCATCGCGATGAATCGGCAGGGGCACGCCTTCCTGGCCGGATCAATCGCTAATTCCGCCACCTCTCCAGGTGTTGGTGGAACTGAGCGACTGGCAACCGACACACTCGGCCTCATGACGGCGCCTGTCACTTACACCGCTGGAAGTGGGAACTTTAACTTGATCTCGGGTACAGAACGGTGGGGTGACTACTCGGTCACTACAATTGACCCAAGAGATGGACAAAGCTTCTGGACGTTCCAAGAATATGTTGCCGCGACAAACGTATGGGCTGTTCGAGTACTCAAAGTTCTCGCTCCTGCGCCGACCGTCGCTTCTATCTCTCCGGCATCGGTATCTCAAGGGTTCACGGGCAACATCGTCATCACTGGCACCAGACTGTTCGATCCAGGCGCAACGTTCCCAGATCGGTTCGCAGCTTCTTTGGGCGCAGGGGTAACCGTCAACTCGGTCACTTGGAACTCCGCGACCCAGGCTACGGTCAACGTTACGGTCGCTGAAACAGCCACCGTTGGCGTCAGAACTGTGACGGCCACGAACCCCGACGGACAATCCGCTAGCCTCACCAACGGCCTGACCATTACCCAACTGGTCAAGAATGTCAGCGGATCGCTCACGCTCTCCAACTACATTGGCAGCAGCGCAAGCATTCCGTTCACCATTGAACTGCTGAACGCAAGCACGAACGCCGTGATCCAAACCGTCAACCTGACCGGTCTCGGCGCAGGAAACACGTTCACCTTCACCACAACCCAACTCTCGGGCAGCTACAAGCTCCGAGTCAAAGCCGCAAAGCGGTTCCTGGGCGTCGTGAATAACGTCACTCTCAGCCTCAGTGGTGCCAGCGGACTCAGCTACACTCTGACCAACGGTGACGTGGACGGAAACAACACCGTCAACAACACCGACTACACCCTCATGCGCTCCGTCTGGGGCTCACTGGGTAACGGTGCCAATGACGGCGCCGACCTCAACGGCGACGGAACCGTCGGAAACCTTGACTTCGCCATCCTAAGAGCGAACCTGGGCCAAAGCGGACAGTAA
- a CDS encoding SEC-C metal-binding domain-containing protein, with protein sequence MIKFLRQLFDTSKKDVELVMPLVEQINALEKEIEPLTEEQLKDRCHSLRHRANGGEKLEALAVETFACVREVSKRTLGMRHFDVQLIGGLVLHQGRIAEMKTGEGKTLVAAAPLVLNALTGKGAHLVTVNDYLARRDAVWMGPIYHFFGLSVGIIQGQGEDSDELGGSYKYEPGCDELGDPRYLNLRACTRREAYSCDITYGTNHEFGFDYLRDNMAFSEEDLSMSELHFAIVDEVDSILIDEARTPHIISGPSMEDVSVYASINEVVVQLEPETHWTADKKNHSASLTEAGMDRVEELMGIDNIASDPKIFHYVNASVKAHGLFTRDIDYVVRNGEVVIVDENTGRMMFGRRFSDGLHQALEAKERVKVQNESQTIATITFQNLFRLYEKLGGMTGTAKTEEDEFRKIYGLDVVTVPTHRPSLRLDQPDVIYKSHEAKFRMIAWEILRLYTKQQPALVGTRSIEMSELVSTRLQPDFLQKLIVTRRLQTMVEVSKEIKGDNAKDARRFFETDLGELNMSEVAMLLGKINLPSDATNKEWTDWCLKEWEVEQTNLEFLNEALQHGIPHNVLNAKFHEQEALIIAEAGRKGAITIATNMAGRGVDILLGGRVEDDLVRMARDQVKTAQDGIDEYGDTYKSYRRGGHERAAPPLPLSDQERRTQAEEVRALGGLFILGTERHESRRIDNQLRGRAGRQGDPGESKYFVSLEDHLWKIFNPNMMDNPMLKAWPPMEEVTAGFLSKMIAKTQERIENHFFEARKNVLEYDDVLNAQREHIYGLRREILLGKDIRTELRTYLDEVIADICDNAWMIEETGERVFDHSVLFEDVNEIFPLVDYATVGDLEKFEPGQPVVEEVQRIAQAAYEAKIAEAGEAMIEAEKYVMLRSVNDLWMEHLQMIEYIREGIGLRGYGQVDPLVAYKRETYDTFQGTLKRIREQASKMIFHIRIQPEVTSEMMMGLDAESAAAMMMQELPAEGQTTADPGTLPWPEGTDPKKVGRNDACPCGSGLKFKSCHYSVVK encoded by the coding sequence ATGATCAAATTCCTCCGCCAACTTTTCGACACCTCCAAGAAGGATGTCGAGCTCGTCATGCCGCTCGTCGAGCAAATTAATGCCCTCGAAAAAGAGATTGAACCGCTGACCGAAGAGCAACTTAAAGATCGCTGCCACTCCCTGCGCCACCGCGCAAACGGCGGCGAAAAGCTCGAAGCTCTTGCTGTCGAGACCTTCGCCTGTGTCCGTGAAGTGAGTAAGCGAACCCTCGGCATGCGCCACTTTGATGTCCAGCTCATTGGCGGACTCGTCCTCCACCAAGGCCGAATCGCCGAAATGAAAACCGGTGAAGGAAAGACTCTTGTCGCCGCCGCTCCGCTGGTCCTCAACGCCCTCACCGGAAAAGGCGCCCACCTCGTCACCGTCAACGACTACCTCGCCCGCCGCGACGCGGTCTGGATGGGCCCGATCTACCACTTCTTTGGCCTCAGCGTTGGAATCATCCAGGGTCAAGGCGAAGACTCCGACGAACTCGGCGGAAGCTACAAATACGAACCCGGTTGCGACGAACTCGGCGACCCTCGCTACCTCAACCTTCGCGCCTGTACCCGCCGCGAAGCTTACTCCTGCGACATCACCTACGGAACCAACCACGAATTCGGCTTCGACTACCTCCGCGACAACATGGCGTTCAGCGAAGAGGATCTCAGCATGTCCGAGCTCCACTTCGCCATCGTCGACGAAGTTGACTCAATCCTTATCGACGAAGCCCGAACCCCGCACATCATCAGCGGCCCTTCCATGGAAGACGTCAGCGTCTACGCCTCGATCAACGAGGTCGTGGTCCAACTCGAACCCGAGACCCACTGGACCGCCGACAAGAAGAACCACAGCGCCAGCCTTACCGAGGCCGGTATGGATCGCGTCGAGGAGCTGATGGGCATCGACAACATCGCTAGCGACCCCAAAATCTTCCACTACGTTAACGCCAGCGTCAAGGCTCACGGCCTCTTCACGCGGGACATCGACTACGTCGTCCGAAACGGCGAGGTCGTCATCGTTGACGAAAACACTGGTCGAATGATGTTCGGTCGCCGATTCAGCGACGGCCTGCACCAAGCCCTCGAAGCAAAAGAGCGAGTCAAGGTCCAAAACGAAAGCCAGACGATCGCCACCATCACCTTCCAAAACCTCTTCCGACTCTATGAAAAGCTCGGCGGAATGACCGGAACCGCGAAGACCGAAGAAGACGAGTTCCGCAAAATCTACGGCCTCGACGTCGTCACCGTTCCCACTCACCGCCCAAGCCTTCGACTAGACCAGCCCGACGTCATCTACAAGTCGCACGAAGCCAAGTTCCGAATGATCGCCTGGGAAATCCTGCGGCTCTACACCAAGCAGCAGCCCGCATTGGTCGGAACCCGATCCATCGAAATGTCCGAGCTCGTCTCGACCCGTCTCCAACCCGACTTCCTCCAGAAGCTCATCGTCACCCGGCGATTGCAGACCATGGTCGAAGTCAGCAAAGAGATCAAAGGAGACAACGCCAAAGACGCCCGCCGATTCTTCGAAACCGACCTCGGCGAGCTCAACATGAGCGAAGTCGCCATGCTCCTCGGCAAGATCAACCTGCCCAGCGACGCCACCAACAAGGAGTGGACCGACTGGTGCCTCAAGGAGTGGGAAGTTGAGCAAACCAATCTCGAGTTCCTCAACGAAGCCCTTCAACACGGCATCCCCCATAACGTCCTCAACGCCAAATTCCACGAGCAAGAAGCACTCATCATCGCCGAAGCCGGACGAAAGGGCGCCATTACGATCGCCACCAACATGGCCGGTCGTGGCGTCGACATCCTCCTCGGCGGACGCGTCGAAGACGACCTCGTCCGCATGGCGCGAGACCAAGTCAAAACCGCTCAAGACGGCATCGACGAGTACGGCGACACCTATAAGTCCTACCGACGTGGTGGGCACGAGCGCGCTGCGCCTCCATTGCCACTGAGCGACCAAGAAAGACGAACCCAAGCCGAAGAAGTCCGCGCCCTCGGCGGTCTGTTCATCCTCGGAACCGAGCGACACGAGTCGCGCCGAATCGATAACCAGCTCCGAGGCCGCGCCGGACGCCAAGGCGACCCCGGTGAATCCAAGTACTTCGTCTCGCTCGAAGACCACCTATGGAAGATCTTCAACCCGAACATGATGGACAACCCCATGCTCAAGGCATGGCCCCCCATGGAAGAAGTCACGGCTGGCTTCCTCAGCAAGATGATCGCCAAGACCCAGGAGCGGATCGAGAACCACTTCTTCGAAGCCCGAAAGAACGTTCTTGAGTACGACGACGTCCTCAACGCCCAGCGTGAGCACATCTATGGCCTAAGGCGCGAAATTCTGCTTGGGAAGGACATCCGAACCGAGCTCCGCACCTATCTCGACGAAGTCATCGCCGACATCTGCGACAACGCCTGGATGATCGAAGAGACCGGCGAGCGAGTCTTCGACCACTCCGTCCTCTTCGAAGACGTCAACGAGATCTTTCCGCTGGTCGATTACGCCACGGTCGGCGACCTCGAGAAGTTCGAGCCAGGTCAGCCGGTCGTCGAAGAAGTCCAGCGCATCGCCCAAGCCGCCTACGAAGCCAAGATCGCCGAAGCCGGCGAAGCGATGATCGAAGCCGAGAAGTACGTCATGCTAAGGTCAGTCAACGACCTCTGGATGGAACACCTCCAGATGATCGAATACATCCGAGAAGGCATCGGCCTTCGTGGCTACGGCCAAGTCGACCCGCTCGTGGCCTACAAGCGCGAAACCTACGACACCTTCCAAGGCACCCTGAAGCGCATCCGAGAGCAAGCCTCCAAGATGATCTTCCACATCAGAATCCAACCCGAAGTGACGTCAGAAATGATGATGGGTCTTGACGCTGAATCCGCAGCCGCCATGATGATGCAAGAACTCCCGGCTGAAGGACAAACAACCGCCGACCCCGGCACGCTCCCCTGGCCCGAAGGAACTGACCCGAAAAAGGTCGGACGCAACGATGCGTGCCCTTGCGGAAGCGGGCTAAAGTTCAAGAGCTGCCACTACTCGGTAGTCAAATAG
- a CDS encoding PEP-CTERM sorting domain-containing protein, producing the protein MITANRFLIGACILGAATLSQAQTLSFWVNKTGDASALTPSTIYVLPNTTVSLALYAKTTGMGNLIGLDTMFGYDQTSTVGASATPAGSGLTFNSLTWSAPFSSGSTSVQQGGGFGASGTRPYGTYASSTLITGNFGSIDGAGSKAFDIVLNIGALANGTVRTLTIFSALNGANPADNWSSSALNESFTAAGSSNYNFNIEVVPEPASVAALGLGLAALARRKRNSA; encoded by the coding sequence ATGATTACGGCAAATCGATTCCTGATTGGAGCGTGCATTCTTGGAGCGGCGACCCTCTCCCAGGCACAAACATTGAGCTTTTGGGTGAACAAAACCGGCGACGCGTCGGCTCTCACTCCTTCGACCATCTACGTCCTTCCCAACACCACGGTCTCGTTGGCTTTGTACGCCAAGACGACTGGCATGGGCAACCTGATCGGACTGGACACAATGTTCGGTTACGACCAGACCTCGACGGTCGGGGCAAGTGCAACTCCCGCTGGCAGCGGACTGACCTTTAACTCCCTGACCTGGAGCGCGCCTTTCTCTTCTGGCAGCACTAGCGTTCAGCAAGGCGGAGGCTTCGGAGCTTCGGGAACTCGACCTTATGGCACCTATGCGAGCTCTACCTTGATCACCGGCAACTTCGGATCCATCGATGGCGCTGGCAGCAAAGCCTTTGATATCGTTCTCAATATCGGCGCCCTCGCGAACGGAACTGTTCGCACTCTGACGATCTTCTCTGCACTCAATGGCGCGAACCCCGCTGATAACTGGAGCTCATCAGCTCTTAACGAATCATTCACAGCTGCTGGATCCAGCAACTACAACTTCAACATCGAAGTCGTCCCCGAGCCCGCTTCCGTTGCCGCCCTCGGCCTCGGTCTCGCCGCCCTCGCCCGACGAAAGAGGAACTCAGCATGA